The window AGATGCTCTTCCGAATTGTCCGGCATACTTTCACCAAGACCAAGATCTAAATTCGACAGACAAACGTGGCTAATGAACACCTAGATTATCTGGACTCCGATTTTTTAATTACATGTAAAATAGGTGTGCGAGATTCCCATTTATCTAGTTAGCATTGTTGTTTATTAATAGTTATTCTAATTGAACTATATCATTGTTATTTTCAGATAAATCCAAACCCAAGCAAAGCGTCACATCACATTCACTTCCCAGTCCGATAGAAATAGCTTCAACGTTGCAAAATAATCCAGCAGTGCAGCACGAATCGGTTACGGCCCTTTTGGGAGCTTGGACGGAGCTACTACTTCACGATTTGGCAAGTACAGGTAACTTGAAAAGTCAAGATTGCTGCAGTGACAATTATAAAAAACACGGAGAATGTTATGGAAAACTCGGTAACGGACAATGTAGAGAATATATGCGAACTTTACCAGCAATCGATATGGATAGTTGTGAATTCGGTaaggttttatttaaataatttttttatcgcatttaatatattttaatttatgccAATGTGGGATCATTAAAAAGTACCTATCATGCAATTACTAAATTATATATTGGAATTATACATGATGTTTATTATAAAGTATGTAaggtatttattttattgacaaGGTCAGTTAAAATTGTAGGATTATGATGCTGTCAATACTAGTAATTATCGACTAAAGCAATTTTTACAACACTTCATCAACTAGTTGTTGGCGATCGATCACAGATTCCTGTGATATGTttatgttcttgattttaggtctcttctgtttcaaaattaattttttttctgatagtttttaaaagatagataaaatttgacgtttcgactttgttataataagaaaaattaattttgttcttagtcattacattttaaattattcgtagttttattagaatttatttaggtctttttcatcatttatagctttttcgtgtgatacatttctaaaaattctcctTTTCATACATTAGACTCCGAGATCATCAataagttcaaaaaaaaaaatagaactgcattaacgagcCATGAGCTTTTCGAAATTCACTATATTTgaatgataataaaatgaacTACAAGAAATTACATGCTATTACATATTTCTTTCTCTAAATTTGTTAATACTTTGCGATCTCATTTAGCTTACAAATATGTACTAAATTCGATgaatagggcagacatctcagtatttagataATAGACTAagagatcatcaatacgataaaaaaaatagaaccatgaaatattgaaaaaacataaattcaattagaaagattgaaaaattcttggaacgaaatctaataaacgaaaaagaaagctataaatgataaaaaagacataaataattttgtaaattctaataaaactacaaataatttaatatttgaaatgtaaggactgaggaaaaattaatttttcttattagaacaaaattctagtttgattttattcttattttgttatCTTATTTTTCAGGTTCAATAtcaatatctttcaaaaattattaaaaaactaattttgaatcggaagagacctaaaatcaagaagatttagaaacataaataagaagatatttatagttataattaattttgtggtaaaatacaaaattttctaaattatatcgTATAGAACCACCGAAGGAATGGTTGATGAGATATAATAATGGTAGAGGAAAATTTCACTTGAATATCttctaatttgttttaaattgctaGTAAACGGtgaattagaaaaatgttataagaccatattaacaaaatattattaaaaactagtTAAATTTACAATTTGTTTCATAGAAAAACATTATGAGAGTAACGAGgattcattgtttttattatagcatTATATGTATTGTATGATTGACAAGTTCCCccttcaattatttaattactattccataaaaaaattattaagaaactTAAATTCATTCCTCTCTCGATATGATTAGCAATTCCACTATAGTCAGCATATATATATCTTTCAGATTATCGCGAGCAAATGAATTTGGCAACTTCCTTCTTGGATGCATCTGCTATTTACGGAAATACAGATCGACAAGTTGAAAATCTTCGCACCTACGACGCGGGTCTCGTCAACGTATCAGCTTGTTCGGCTTGCAGATCGAACGCCCTGTATTCGGCAATTTTAAAAGAACATAATAGGGTTGCCGTTAATTTAGCTCAAATGAACAAACATTGGAACGACGaagttatattttatgaaagtcGGAGAATTGTTATAGCCGAATTGCAGCATATCACCTATAATGAATATCTTCCAATTGTTCTAGGCGAggtaagataaataaaaatacgaaaattgttCGGTAAAAACCACATTTTACTATATCCTCGTTTCGGAGTAATTTccgataaatatatatatatatatatatatatatatatatatatatatataaatgtttatttgcGTCAATCGAAATTTTATCTACGTATATTCCTTATATTCctgtttgattttaattttcttctaaGATCTAAGATGATATGACTAAATAACTACACCATTGGATTGTTTAATACAATTAactatgttttatataaaaattacctATTTTAGGAATCGATCGTTCATACTGAATTAGAATTGAAAACCCACGGAAGATTTTCCAAATATTCGAGTAATGAAAAAGTAggagtttttaatgaaatagcAGTTTCAGTACTACCAGTACTTTTATCGATGTTACCGGGTAGTATCGTAAGTATAAATGaaacataattatattataaaaatatattataatgaattgatatttttagatGAATGAAACGACAGAAACTTTCGCCGAAATGATCGATTTACTAATAGGTACACCAGCTCAAACGCCTAGTATTCACATAATGGTACCGGTTCGTAAAGATTGGGACACCGCTTCCTTATTCATTCACATGGGTAGAGATCACGGTATATCTTCTTATACCAAATACTTGAAGTACTGTTCTAATTCGACAAACAAAAAATCTTTTACATTCGATGATCTTAAGCAATATGGAATAAAGGACGAATACGTTaaagctttaaaaaatatttatagtactACAGACGATATCGATTTGTTAGTTGGCGGATTGTTAGAAAAACCAATTCCGGGTGAGactaaataaacataaaatatttcgtaaaaacaactatgtttttattattttgtctttAGGTACCGTAGTTGGTTCTACGTTTAACTGTTTATTAAAACGTCAATTTCAACTTCTCAAAGAAACCGATAGATTTTGGTACGAGAATGATCTACCACCTAGTTCTCTAACGACTAATCAacttaaagaaattaaaaagataaCAGTAGCCGGTTTATTGTGCGCAAATACCGACgatatggaaaaaatacaaCCAAAAGCTTTCGTTCAAGAAGACATATATTTAAACGCCAGAATATCCTGTGAGCAACATCCTCTACCTCAATTAACCGAATGGATCGAAATGGATCACATGTCTGATTTTTCAGAAGATTTGTTAATGGAAGCTTTACAAAAAGCCGAAAAAGATGTTacggaaagaagaaaaatggaaTATAAAGTTTGGAACGAAGGtacaattataaaaatccaattttatttcgcttaaaacaaaagttatttttgttataccaaattattacttattatttattacagttGGTGGATTGAATCCTAAATCTCCACTAGGAGTAGCGGCGGCTTTTAGCAAAGCGAATAAAGGCGCTTTACAATTAGCCAATACGTCCCTGCTGTTCGAATACGCTTCGAACGAAATATTGAATACTTTAGTACATAGAAGAAGAAAACGACAATTGTTCGACAACAACGCCGTAGCGGATATATTTAGAGACGAACTTAGCGATGCCCTACAACAAGTAGATCTCGGAACTTTGATTCCTCCCGAAACGTTCGAAGTAGATTTGAAATGCGACGATAACGGTCCGTGTAATCCGAACTCACCTTTCAGAACTTACACGGGACATTGTAATAATCTCAGAAATCCGAGTTGGGGTAAAAGTTTAACTACTTTTAATCGATTATTACCTAGCGTTTACGATGACGGTGagtcaataaatatattacgaaattcgtaattataataaaaaaaatatttttttcaggaaTATCTAAACCTAGATCGATTGGAGTAACGGGAGTTCCTTTACCGAATCCGAGAGTAATTTCTAGAGTTATACATCCCGATATTAGTAACCTCCACGGTAGATACACATTAATGACGATGCAATTTGCTCAAATTTTAGATCACGATCTTACTATGACTCCGATTCATAAAGGTTTTGCCGAATCTATACCGGATTGTAGATCGTGCGATAGTAAAAGAACCGTTCATCCGGAATGTAATCCATTCCCGATACCACCCGGCGATCATTACTATCCTGAAGTAAACATCACGTCCGGAGAAAGAATGTGCTTCCCTTCTATGAGATCTTTACCCGGTCAACAAAAACTCGGACCCAGAGAACAAGTTAATCAAAATACAGCTTTTTTGGACGCCTCCGAGGTATACGGAGAAAATCATTGCGTTATAACTACACTTAAAGGATCGTTTGGAAAAATGAACGTCACCCTTCATCCTGTTCGCGGCAAAGAATTACTACCTCAGAGCGACAATCATCCCGAATGTAAATCAGCGTCCGGTCAATGTTTTATAGCAGGTAAATTATATAACTcgaattaagttttttttatttcaattatttgatacaaatattgattttttagtagtggtgaatttgaaatttgtataattttaaggTGACGGTCGAGCGTCAGAGCAACCGGCGTTAACGGCATTACATACGATTTTTATGCGTGAGCACAATAGATTATCGGATATTTTGAGACAGATCAATCCGCATTGGaacgaagaaaaaatattcgaaCATTCCAGAAGAATCGTCGTAGCGCAACATCAACATATAACTTACAACGAATTTTTACCGAGGATTTTAGGATGGAGCGCGATGAATCTCTTCGGATTAAAACTCCTTCCTCACGGTTATTATAAGGAATATAATCCTAATTGTAATCCTTCTATTTTTAACGAATTCGCCACCGCAGCTTTTAGAGTAGGACATTCACTACTAAGACCGCATATTCCAcggtaaataatatttgttgaacaattttattttgaataatttttatttatatttttagcatGAGTCCTTCGTACCAAATTATTAATCCGCCAATTTTGCTCAGAGACGGTTTTTTCAAAGTCGATATTATGATGAGAGAAGGTATGGTCGATGAAATAATCCGAGGTTTAGTATCCACTCCGATGGAAACGCTAGATCAGTTTATATCGGGAGAAATAACCAATCATTTATTCGAAGATAGGAAAATTCCATTTTCCGGCGTCGATCTCATTTCCCTTAATATTCAAAGGGCGAGAGATCACGGGATTCCCTCTTATAATAATTACAGAGCGTTGTGTAATTTGAAAAGAGCCACAAACTTTGAAGATTTAGCTAGAGAAATTCCACCCGAAATAATTTCcagatttaaaagaatttacGCTACCGTCGACGATATTGATTTATTCCCAGGTGGTATGAGCGAAAGACCACTACAAGGAGGTCTAATTGGACCCACCTTCGGCTGCATAATTGCTCTACAATTTAGACAATTAAGAAAATGCGACAGATTTtggtaagtaaaattttttattttccttcatttggaaattttatttatactcatTTTTTGTTTAGGTACGAAAACGAAAATCCAGCAGTAAGATTCACCGAGAATCAATTAGCCGAATTAAGGAAAATAACTTTGGCAAAAATACTTTGCGATAACATGGACGTTCAGGGTGATATGCAGAGGGCGGCATTCGATCTTCCTTCGAATTTCCTTAACCCGAGAGTACCTTGCCATTCGTTACCTTCCATAAATTTGAACGCTTGGAAAGAAACGCCTCGAGGAGAAGGTTGTATCATAGGAGATAAACAAGTTAATGTCGGACAATCCGCTTTTCCCACTCCGTGTACCAGTTGCATTTGTACGGCGGAAGGTGTAAGTAACTATTCATTTTGACAAAAAGACCCAAGACATATCAATTACAAATACAGTTGGCAATTATTACATTtacataattttgtatattttataaacagcGCGGAgagaatttcaataattttgtttattattatttgtttctagGGAAATTGCGCTTCTTTAAGGGTAACAGATTGTCGACAACTTTTACGTGAATGGTCCAAAGAAGCGATCCTTCGAGACGAAGTGTGTACAGCTCAATGCGGATTCTTATTAGGAGAAAATAGTTTCCACGCAAATTTGAATCAATCCCCCATTAGAAATGTCAGATCTGGAAGGTCCCAATTCAAAAATGACAATGCCGATAATTTAGGAGGATTCAAATTTCCCGATCTCGCTCCCTTCTTAGCGAAATGAAGagaacaataaatgaaaaaatcttaAATTGACTGACTTATTTATAATTGTCGTAAAtgtgaaaaactttttattataatattgtttgGAAACGGTTAAAACTAAAGAGAGAATATTTTAATTAGCGAATTTCTCATAATTCAACTATACGAGTACATTCGAACATTGAGAGGCTATTCTaaacaaaataagttttccaaatttgaatttttgatattgtccGTATCCGGGATAAAACTCGAATTATGTTTACTAGCAAACATTGTACtagattcaaaaaaatatctttatttttatattgcaactaaaaataggtttttatttatactttacATACACCATgctttaaacaaaaattttaaattatagtGCCTTGAAAAAGTCTTTCAAAATcgaatattttctaatgaagatgtaatttgttataaatattattacattttattcaattttttgataaaaccgTTTTAAAACACGTTTGAATTAtgatttagaaattattttttattgaaattatcaagttttttgcaatagaaatagattttcaaaattctgatgtaataaataaatgatttagtAGAGGTAATT of the Diorhabda carinulata isolate Delta chromosome 7, icDioCari1.1, whole genome shotgun sequence genome contains:
- the LOC130896422 gene encoding uncharacterized protein LOC130896422, with the protein product MGFILRFPLLLLLTLLPKLIGCQSILKVHEYNLTQYTRTLPEDLKPIVQKALATERQAILNEKLSISFCQKEETVSCPPMKFRKPSGECNNVRHPKWGNRGQTFLRLIPPSYADNKSKPKQSVTSHSLPSPIEIASTLQNNPAVQHESVTALLGAWTELLLHDLASTGNLKSQDCCSDNYKKHGECYGKLGNGQCREYMRTLPAIDMDSCEFDYREQMNLATSFLDASAIYGNTDRQVENLRTYDAGLVNVSACSACRSNALYSAILKEHNRVAVNLAQMNKHWNDEVIFYESRRIVIAELQHITYNEYLPIVLGEESIVHTELELKTHGRFSKYSSNEKVGVFNEIAVSVLPVLLSMLPGSIMNETTETFAEMIDLLIGTPAQTPSIHIMVPVRKDWDTASLFIHMGRDHGISSYTKYLKYCSNSTNKKSFTFDDLKQYGIKDEYVKALKNIYSTTDDIDLLVGGLLEKPIPGTVVGSTFNCLLKRQFQLLKETDRFWYENDLPPSSLTTNQLKEIKKITVAGLLCANTDDMEKIQPKAFVQEDIYLNARISCEQHPLPQLTEWIEMDHMSDFSEDLLMEALQKAEKDVTERRKMEYKVWNEVGGLNPKSPLGVAAAFSKANKGALQLANTSLLFEYASNEILNTLVHRRRKRQLFDNNAVADIFRDELSDALQQVDLGTLIPPETFEVDLKCDDNGPCNPNSPFRTYTGHCNNLRNPSWGKSLTTFNRLLPSVYDDGISKPRSIGVTGVPLPNPRVISRVIHPDISNLHGRYTLMTMQFAQILDHDLTMTPIHKGFAESIPDCRSCDSKRTVHPECNPFPIPPGDHYYPEVNITSGERMCFPSMRSLPGQQKLGPREQVNQNTAFLDASEVYGENHCVITTLKGSFGKMNVTLHPVRGKELLPQSDNHPECKSASGQCFIAGDGRASEQPALTALHTIFMREHNRLSDILRQINPHWNEEKIFEHSRRIVVAQHQHITYNEFLPRILGWSAMNLFGLKLLPHGYYKEYNPNCNPSIFNEFATAAFRVGHSLLRPHIPRMSPSYQIINPPILLRDGFFKVDIMMREGMVDEIIRGLVSTPMETLDQFISGEITNHLFEDRKIPFSGVDLISLNIQRARDHGIPSYNNYRALCNLKRATNFEDLAREIPPEIISRFKRIYATVDDIDLFPGGMSERPLQGGLIGPTFGCIIALQFRQLRKCDRFWYENENPAVRFTENQLAELRKITLAKILCDNMDVQGDMQRAAFDLPSNFLNPRVPCHSLPSINLNAWKETPRGEGCIIGDKQVNVGQSAFPTPCTSCICTAEGGNCASLRVTDCRQLLREWSKEAILRDEVCTAQCGFLLGENSFHANLNQSPIRNVRSGRSQFKNDNADNLGGFKFPDLAPFLAK